The following coding sequences are from one Sesamum indicum cultivar Zhongzhi No. 13 linkage group LG11, S_indicum_v1.0, whole genome shotgun sequence window:
- the LOC105173165 gene encoding signal peptide peptidase-like 4, protein MESKSTSLCCSLSALAVFLCISVVFAGDIVHQDDVAPKRPGCDNNFVLVKVPIWMDEKEAMEFVGIGARFGPTLESKEKRANQTKVALADPPDCCSKPRNKLTGEAILVHRGNCSFVTKANVAEAAGASALLIINNQTELFKMVCEANETDVDIGIPVVMLPQDAGAVLKQSMRNSSHVSIQIYSPKRPLVDVAEVFLWLMAVGTILCASYWSAWSAREAAIEQDKLLKDGSDEYLTKNTCGYSGVVDINTTSAIFFVVIASCFLVMLYKLMSYWFIEILVVVFCLGGVEGLQTCLVALLSCFRWFEHAAESFVKVPFLGAVSYLTAAVSPFCIVFAVLWAVYRSVSFAWIGQDILGIALIITVLQIVQVPNLKVGTVLLSCAFLYDIFWVFVSKWWFHKSVMIVVARGDGSGEDGIPMLLKIPRLFDPWGGYSIIGFGDIILPGLLVAFSLRYDWLAKKSLKAGYFLWAMLAYGLGLLVTYVALNMMDGHGQPALLYIVPFTLGTLITLASKRGDLKHLWKRGEPYRPCPHVQLQGDEQ, encoded by the exons ATGGAGTCGAAGAGCACATCTCTCTGCTGTTCTTTATCTGCTCTTGCTGTGTTTTTGTGCATTTCTGTGGTGTTTGCAGGCGACATAGTTCACCAAGATGATGTTGCTCCCAAGAGACCTGGTTGTGATAACAATTTTGTGCTG GTTAAAGTACCAATTTGGATGGACGAAAAAGAAGCAATGGAGTTTGTGGGTATTGGTGCTCGATTTGGTCCCACGTTGGAATCGAAAGAGAAGCGTGCAAACCAGACTAAAGTTGCTCTTGCAGACCCCCCTGATTGTTGTAGTAAACCAAGGAATAAG CTGACAGGCGAGGCTATCTTGGTGCACCGTGGAAACTGTAGTTTTGTTACCAAAGCAAATGTTGCAGAAGCTGCTGGAGCTTCAGCTCTGCTCATCATAAACAACCAGACAG AACTCTTCAAGATGGTCTGTGAAGCAAATGAAACTGATGTAGATATTGGCATACCTGTTGTCATGCTCCCGCAAGATGCTGGTGCAGTCTTGAAACAAAGCATGAGGAACAGTTCACATG TTTCCATTCAGATTTACTCTCCAAAGCGCCCGTTGGTTGATGTTGCTGAAGTGTTTTTATGGCTAATGGCTGTTGGTACCATCCTATGTGCATCTTATTGGTCTGCATGGAGTGCAAGAGAAGCAGCTATTGAGCAAGACAAGCTCTTAAAG GATGGTTCCGATGAATACCTCACTAAGAATACTTGTGGTTACAGTGGTGTTGTGGACATCAACACAACTTCAGCAATTTTCTTTGTCGTGATTGCTTCGTGTTTCTTGGTTATGCTGTACAAGTTGATGTCTTATTGGTTCATTGAGATTCTCGTGGTTGTGTTTTGCCTAGGTGGTGTAGAG GGTTTGCAAACTTGTCTAGTGGCTTTGTTATCATG TTTCAGATGGTTTGAACATGCTGCAGAGTCATTTGTTAAAGTACCTTTTCTAGGAGCTGTCTCATATCTGACTGCAGCTGTTTCTCCGTTCTGCATAGTGTTTGCTGTTTTATGGGCAGTTTACCGAAGTGTCTCTTTTGCTTGGATTGGTCAAGACATACTA GGCATTGCACTGATAATCACTGTTCTCCAGATAGTACAAGTACCAAACCTAAAG GTGGGAACAGTTCTACTCAGTTGTGCATTCTTGTATGACATATTTTGGGTCTTCGTGTCGAAATGGTGGTTCCATAAGAGTGTGATGATAGTG GTAGCTCGAGGCGATGGAAGTGGAGAAGACGGCATTCCAATGCTACTGAAAATTCCTCGACTATTTGATCCTTGGGGTGGTTACAGTATAATTGGTTTTGGCGACATCATCTTACCAGGCCTACTAGTAGCATTTTCCCTAAG GTATGACTGGCTGGCTAAGAAAAGCCTCAAAGCTGGATATTTCCTTTGGGCAATGCTTGCTTATGGTTTAG GTCTTCTAGTTACATATGTGGCTCTGAACATGATGGATGGACATGGCCAGCCAGCTTTGCTTTACATCGTTCCGTTTACGCTAG GCACTCTGATAACTTTGGCAAGTAAGAGAGGTGATTTGAAGCATTTATGGAAGCGAGGGGAGCCCTACAGACCTTGTCCGCACGTTCAACTTCAAGGTGACGAACAATGA